A single region of the Sciurus carolinensis chromosome 14, mSciCar1.2, whole genome shotgun sequence genome encodes:
- the Dnai1 gene encoding LOW QUALITY PROTEIN: dynein axonemal intermediate chain 1 (The sequence of the model RefSeq protein was modified relative to this genomic sequence to represent the inferred CDS: inserted 1 base in 1 codon; deleted 3 bases in 3 codons) — translation MPPKQPRKQSLSMGRGTRKRDEDSGTEVGEGTDEWSQSKATVRPPDQLELTDAELKEEFTRILTANNPHAPQNIVRYSFKEGTYKLIGFVNQLAVHFSQVGNLIPKDSDEGRRQNYRAEMVTGSQESAKVVLSDTENLEEDEEPKEAEAEAETGSQTDVPTVEAVETVTEEELITPRQPKERKLTNKFNFSERASQTFNNRLRDRDCQMEPPPRTNFSATANQWEIYDAYMEELEKQEKTKEKEKTKTPVAKKTGKMAMRKLTSMESQSDDITKVTQAAKIVERMVNQNTYDDVAQDFKYYEDAADEYRDQEGTLLPLWKFQNDKAKHLAVTALCWNPKYKDLFAVGHGSYDFMKQSRGMLLLYSMKNPSFPEYTFSSESGIMCLDMHVDHPYLVVVGHYDGNVAIYNLKKPQSQPSFRSTAKSGKHTDPVWQVRWQKDDMDHNLNFFSVSSDGRIVSWTLVKSELVHTDVIKLKVEGSTMEVPEGLQLHTVGCGTAFDFHKEIDYMFLVGTEEGKSTRQDVSHCGKGDVCGSEPRALSCSKSYSSQFLDTYDAHNMAVDAVTWNPYHTKVFMSCSSDWTVKIWDHTIKTPMFIYDLNSAVGDVAWAPYSSTVFAAVTTDGKAHVFDLAVNKYEAICNQPVVAKKKNKITHVQFNSIYPIIIIGDDRGHVTCLKLSPNLRKMPKEKKGQEVQKGXAVEIAKLDKLLNLVREVKTKI, via the exons AGCCTCAGCATGGGCAGAGGAACCAGGAAGAGA GATGAAGATTCAGGGACTGAAGTGGGAGAAGGGACAGATGAATGGTCCCAGTCCAAAGCCACAGTTAGACCTCCTGACCAGCTGGAGTTAACTGATGCG GAGTTAAAGGAGGAGTTTACCCGGATCCTGACAGCCAACAACCCACATGCACCCCAGAATATTGTCAGGTACAGCTTCAAA GAAGGCACATATAAGCTTATTGGCTTTGTGAACCAACTGGCAGTTCACTTTAGCCAGGTTGGGAACTTGATCCCCAAAGATTCGGATGAAGGACGGCGGCAGAACTACCGTGCTGAGATGGTGACAG GTTCACAGGAGTCCGCCAAGGTGGTGCTTTCAGACACAGAAAACCTTGAGGAAGATGAAGAGCCCAAGGaagcagaagctgaagctgaaactgggagccaaacAGATGTGCCTACAGTTGAA GCAGTTGAAACAGTGACTGAAGAAGAACTGATAACTCCTAGGCAACCCAAGGAGCGAAAGCTCACTAACAAGTTTAACTTCAGTGAGAGAGCCTCACAGACCTTCAACAACCGTCTCCGG GATCGAGATTGCCAGATGGAGCCTCCTCCCAGGACAAACTTTTCAGCCACAGCCAATCAG TGGGAGATTTATGATGCCTACATGGAGGAGCTTGAGAAGCAGGAAAAgaccaaagagaaggagaagacaaAAACCCCAGTGGCTAAAAAGACAGGGAAGATGGCCATGAGGAAGCTGACATCTATGGAATCCCAG AGTGATGATATCACCAAAGTGACCCAAGCAGCTAAAATTGTAGAGCGGATGGTCAATCAGAATACATATGATGATGTTGCTCAAG ATTTTAAGTACTATGAGGATGCTGCTGACGAATACCGGGACCAGGAGGGTACACTGCTGCCGCTCTGGAAGTTCCAAAACGACAAAGCCAAGCACCTGGCCGTCACCGCCCTCTGCTG GAATCCAAAG TACAAGGATCTGTTTGCAGTGGGACATGGCTCCT ATGACTTTATGAAGCAGAGCAGGGGCATGCTGCTGCTCTACAGCATGAAGAATCCCAGCTTCCCTGAATACACCTTCAGCAGTGAGAGCGGCATCATGTGTCTTGACATGCACGTGGACCATCCCTATCTAGTGGTGGTGGGCCACTATGACGGTAATGTGGCCATTTACAACCTCAAGAAGCCCCAGTCCCAGCCTTCCTTCCGCAGCACAGCCAAGTCTGGCAAGCACACGGACCCTGTATGGCAG GTCAGGTGGCAGAAGGACGACATGGACCACAACCTTAACTTCTTCTCTGTGTCATCTGATGGCAGGATCGTGTCTTGGACGCTTGTGAAG AGTGAGCTGGTTCACACAGATGTCATCAAGCTGAAGGTGGAGGGCAGCACTATGGAAGTTCCTGAGGGGCTGCAGCTACACACAGTGG GCTGTGGTACCGCC TTTGACTTCCACAAAGAGATTGACTACATGTTCCTAGTGGGCACAGAGGAAGGAAAATCTACAAG GCAGGATGTTTCTCACTGTGGCAAGGGTGATGTCTGCGGCAGTGAACCCAGAGCTCTGTCA TGCTCTAAATCCTATTCTAGTCAATTCCTTGATACCTATGATGCCCACAATATGGCAGTGGATGCTGTGACCTGGAACCCATACCACACCAAGGTCTTCATGTCCTGCAGCTCTGACTGGACAGTGAAGATCTGGGACCATACCATCAA GACCCCCATGTTCATCTATGACCTGAACTCAGCTGTGGGTGATGTGGCCTGGGCACCATACTCTTCCACTGTGTTTGCAGCAGTCACTACAGATGGGAAG GCCCATGTGTTTGACTTGGCTGTCAACAAGTATGAGGCCATCTGCAACCAACCCGTGGTggccaaaaagaagaacaagatcACCCACGTGCAGTTCAACTCCATCTACCCAATCATCATCATTGGTGATGACCGTGGGCATGTCACCTGCCTCAAGCTCTCACCCAACTTACGCAAGATGCCAAAG